A DNA window from Clostridia bacterium contains the following coding sequences:
- a CDS encoding DUF2935 domain-containing protein: protein MLSDKEYIRHSLETNLFFLRIVKEHAIFAAASLPPRDRAIANKLVAMKNSFEELLSEAIELADRAVSHEVLASDELITDFTLAAELKTQFLTGIPINTDLTRRELELKADKRNENVNGLLEEVKELNIKAMGMTKAAIAFKTKLLKNVLECKAFSYTYPSMLEHVIEESQYYVKLLEKLERRDAIDSVKEVIEEEIFWNHIMGEHSKFIRGYLDPEEEKLFNTANAFAKEFDRLQEKTEHVEDHSDLVPEVTKESLKDVTALRNFKVQGTEGILKCRIKSLIPPLLSDHVTREANHFLRLLKTFERLV from the coding sequence GTGTTATCTGATAAGGAATATATCAGGCATTCACTAGAGACAAATCTGTTTTTTCTCAGGATAGTAAAAGAACATGCAATTTTTGCGGCAGCTTCTCTGCCTCCCAGAGACCGCGCAATTGCAAACAAATTAGTTGCTATGAAAAACAGCTTTGAGGAACTGCTGTCTGAAGCGATTGAACTGGCAGATAGAGCTGTAAGCCACGAAGTGCTTGCTTCAGATGAGCTGATTACTGACTTTACTTTAGCTGCTGAGCTGAAAACTCAGTTCTTGACTGGTATTCCGATAAACACGGATCTGACTAGAAGGGAGCTTGAACTCAAAGCGGATAAAAGGAATGAAAACGTTAATGGGCTTCTGGAAGAGGTAAAAGAACTCAACATAAAGGCTATGGGTATGACTAAGGCTGCTATTGCTTTTAAGACCAAGCTTTTGAAAAACGTTTTGGAGTGTAAGGCTTTCAGCTACACCTACCCAAGCATGCTTGAGCATGTCATTGAAGAGAGTCAGTATTATGTCAAGCTGCTTGAAAAGCTGGAGAGAAGAGACGCTATTGACAGCGTAAAGGAAGTTATTGAAGAGGAAATCTTCTGGAACCATATAATGGGTGAGCATAGCAAGTTCATCAGGGGATATCTGGATCCGGAAGAGGAAAAGCTATTCAACACTGCTAATGCCTTTGCAAAGGAGTTTGACAGACTCCAGGAAAAGACAGAGCATGTTGAAGATCATTCAGACCTGGTCCCGGAGGTTACAAAGGAAAGCCTCAAAGATGTAACAGCTCTTAGAAACTTTAAAGTGCAGGGTACAGAGGGAATACTGAAGTGCAGGATTAAGTCCTTGATACCTCCTCTGCTGTCAGATCATGTGACAAGAGAGGCAAATCATTTTCTAAGGCTGCTAAAAACCTTTGAAAGATTGGTCTAA
- the sigG gene encoding RNA polymerase sporulation sigma factor SigG produces MLNKVEICGVNTSKLPVLSNDKMVMLLKQMQSGDQSSREEFIKGNLRLVLSVIQRFNNRGEYVDDLFQVGCIGLIKAIDNFDLSQNVKFSTYAVPMIIGEIRRYLRDNNSIRVSRSLRDIAYKALQVRDLLISRNSKEPTVSEIANELKLPVEEVVFALDAIQDPVSLFEPIYHDSGDAIYVMDQVSDDKNIDDNWLESIALKEAMKKLNDREKLILNLRFFEGRTQMEVAEEIGISQAQVSRLEKTALGHMRKYI; encoded by the coding sequence ATGCTTAATAAAGTGGAAATCTGCGGAGTTAATACTTCAAAACTACCCGTTCTCTCTAATGATAAAATGGTTATGCTGCTGAAGCAAATGCAGAGTGGAGACCAGTCTTCAAGGGAAGAATTCATAAAAGGAAACCTTAGGCTTGTATTAAGCGTTATTCAAAGGTTTAACAACAGAGGGGAATATGTTGATGACCTTTTTCAAGTAGGTTGTATAGGGCTTATTAAGGCAATAGATAATTTTGATCTTAGCCAGAATGTCAAGTTTTCAACCTATGCTGTACCAATGATTATAGGAGAGATAAGAAGATATCTGAGGGACAACAACTCCATAAGAGTCAGCAGGTCCTTGAGGGATATCGCATACAAAGCCTTGCAGGTGAGGGATTTGCTCATTAGCAGGAATTCAAAAGAGCCCACGGTGTCAGAAATAGCGAATGAGCTGAAGCTTCCTGTGGAAGAGGTGGTATTTGCACTGGATGCAATTCAAGACCCGGTATCACTTTTCGAACCCATTTATCATGACAGCGGTGATGCAATATATGTAATGGACCAGGTGTCGGACGATAAGAATATAGATGACAACTGGCTGGAAAGCATTGCTCTCAAAGAGGCTATGAAAAAGTTGAACGACAGGGAAAAATTGATATTGAACCTCAGATTCTTTGAGGGAAGAACGCAGATGGAAGTGGCAGAAGAAATCGGGATTTCACAAGCCCAGGTTTCACGTCTTGAAAAGACGGCTTTGGGACATATGAGAAAATACATATAA
- the nrdR gene encoding transcriptional regulator NrdR has translation MKCPYCGYSESKVVDSRPTDEEAAIRRRRECEKCAKRFTTYEKIEEMPLIIVKKDGSREVYQRSKMMNGLLRACEKRPISISQIEAIADDIEKELYNSMEKEIDSKKIGEMVMNRLKKIDDVAYVRFASVYRQFKDINTFLEELNKLINER, from the coding sequence TTGAAATGTCCTTACTGTGGTTACAGTGAAAGCAAGGTCGTAGATTCAAGGCCAACTGATGAAGAAGCGGCAATAAGAAGAAGGCGAGAATGCGAAAAATGTGCAAAGAGATTTACTACCTACGAAAAAATTGAAGAAATGCCTCTTATTATTGTCAAGAAAGACGGAAGCAGAGAAGTCTATCAGAGAAGCAAAATGATGAACGGACTTCTGAGAGCCTGTGAAAAGCGGCCCATATCAATCTCCCAGATTGAAGCAATTGCGGATGATATTGAAAAAGAGCTTTACAATTCAATGGAGAAGGAAATAGACAGCAAGAAAATTGGTGAAATGGTGATGAACCGGCTCAAAAAAATAGATGATGTCGCATATGTGCGATTTGCTTCGGTTTATAGACAGTTCAAGGATATTAATACTTTTTTGGAGGAGCTCAACAAACTAATAAACGAAAGATAG
- the cpaB gene encoding Flp pilus assembly protein CpaB produces the protein MERLNKKILLLAVIMAIVTSLLLYFYISRLEDGKTDIEYIEVYAARLEIPARTVVKDEMLIKVQLTKNSEITMGLSDKSQIVGKLTKERIIKGEAILLDRLYTGEKTNMAFLVPKGKRAVTIGVNEVTEVGDFIIPGDYVDVLATFEESNLDIGGRKIYYPKYTKAILQNVQVLGVGQSMQVMKEEDKKLPASVTLAVTLEEAERLVLADESGVLRLALKPAADSNSIQTNGVIKDDMVVPKGKIEN, from the coding sequence ATGGAAAGACTTAATAAGAAGATACTTCTACTGGCAGTTATAATGGCAATTGTTACAAGCTTATTGCTGTACTTCTATATTTCAAGGCTGGAAGATGGAAAGACAGATATTGAATATATAGAAGTATATGCTGCAAGATTGGAGATTCCTGCAAGGACGGTAGTTAAGGATGAAATGCTGATAAAGGTGCAGTTAACCAAGAACTCTGAAATAACAATGGGTTTGTCGGACAAGAGCCAGATAGTAGGGAAGCTAACAAAGGAAAGAATTATAAAAGGTGAGGCAATATTGCTGGACAGGCTTTATACAGGAGAGAAAACCAATATGGCGTTTTTGGTTCCCAAGGGAAAGCGTGCTGTAACTATAGGAGTAAATGAAGTTACAGAAGTAGGAGATTTTATAATACCGGGTGATTATGTGGATGTACTTGCAACCTTTGAAGAATCAAATTTGGATATTGGAGGAAGGAAGATATATTATCCTAAATATACAAAGGCTATATTGCAGAATGTGCAGGTCTTGGGGGTAGGTCAGAGCATGCAGGTTATGAAGGAAGAAGACAAGAAGCTTCCTGCCAGTGTGACGCTTGCCGTGACCTTGGAGGAAGCCGAAAGGCTTGTACTTGCTGATGAAAGCGGTGTATTGAGGCTTGCCTTGAAGCCGGCGGCAGATAGTAACAGCATACAGACTAATGGAGTGATAAAGGATGATATGGTAGTACCTAAAGGTAAAATTGAAAATTAA
- a CDS encoding YlmC/YmxH family sporulation protein: MVKISELKQREVININDGRRLGIVYDVEIDMEKGRIDAIVVPGTGRVLGLFSKESDIVVNWENIKKIGTDVILIDGGGY; this comes from the coding sequence ATGGTTAAGATATCAGAGCTGAAGCAGAGGGAAGTAATAAATATAAACGACGGCAGAAGGCTTGGCATTGTATATGATGTGGAAATAGATATGGAGAAGGGCCGGATAGATGCGATTGTAGTACCAGGCACGGGAAGAGTGCTTGGGTTGTTCAGCAAGGAAAGTGATATTGTTGTCAACTGGGAGAATATCAAAAAGATAGGTACAGATGTGATACTTATTGATGGTGGAGGTTACTAA
- the ftsZ gene encoding cell division protein FtsZ, translated as MLEFDVDMNSVAQIKVVGVGGAGNNAINRMISAGLKGVEFYAINTDKQALYMSLAPNKMQIGEKLTKGLGAGANPEVGKRAAEENYEEIKKMLEGADMVFVTAGMGGGTGTGAAPIVAQIAKELGILTVGVVTKPFGFEGKVRKMQAEKGLGEMKEKVDTLVTIPNDRLLQIVDKKASIMEAFKIADDVLRQGVQGISDLIAVPGLVNLDFADVKTIMLDKGYAHMGIGKASGENRSAEAVRQAIQSPLLETCIEGAKSVLLNITGGVNLGIFEVNEAADLVFQSADPDANIIFGAVIDESMQDEIRITVIATGFEESTGRIFERKIEATGLPEEKKDGHRTSGYGNEDIDIPTFLRNRFK; from the coding sequence GTGCTTGAATTTGATGTAGATATGAATTCTGTTGCGCAAATTAAGGTTGTTGGAGTCGGTGGGGCAGGAAATAATGCGATAAATAGAATGATCAGTGCAGGTCTTAAGGGTGTAGAATTCTACGCTATTAATACCGACAAGCAGGCTTTATATATGTCACTGGCTCCTAATAAAATGCAAATTGGTGAAAAGCTCACAAAAGGCTTGGGAGCCGGAGCGAATCCGGAAGTTGGCAAAAGAGCTGCTGAAGAAAATTATGAAGAAATAAAGAAGATGCTTGAAGGAGCTGACATGGTATTTGTAACTGCTGGTATGGGCGGTGGCACCGGAACTGGAGCTGCACCTATAGTAGCACAGATTGCCAAGGAGCTGGGAATACTTACAGTAGGCGTAGTAACCAAACCTTTCGGCTTTGAAGGAAAGGTAAGAAAGATGCAGGCTGAAAAGGGCCTGGGAGAAATGAAGGAAAAGGTTGATACTCTAGTAACGATTCCTAATGACAGGCTGCTTCAGATTGTGGACAAAAAAGCGTCCATAATGGAAGCTTTTAAGATAGCTGATGATGTTTTGAGACAAGGTGTTCAGGGCATCTCGGATCTTATTGCCGTTCCAGGACTTGTAAATCTGGATTTTGCAGATGTTAAGACAATAATGCTTGACAAGGGTTATGCTCATATGGGAATTGGAAAAGCTAGTGGTGAAAACAGAAGTGCAGAAGCTGTAAGACAGGCTATACAAAGTCCACTTCTTGAAACTTGCATAGAAGGTGCTAAGAGCGTACTCCTAAATATTACCGGCGGTGTGAATCTGGGTATTTTTGAGGTTAATGAGGCTGCGGATCTTGTATTCCAGTCTGCAGACCCGGATGCAAACATTATCTTCGGTGCAGTTATTGATGAGAGCATGCAGGATGAAATCAGAATTACAGTTATTGCAACAGGCTTTGAAGAAAGCACAGGGCGAATATTTGAAAGAAAAATTGAAGCTACAGGTCTCCCTGAGGAAAAGAAGGACGGACATAGAACGTCAGGCTATGGCAATGAAGATATTGACATACCTACTTTCTTAAGGAATAGGTTTAAGTAG
- a CDS encoding Tad domain-containing protein, whose protein sequence is MKNILLPIKYVKDKKGSSSIILLFMITVIIGLMTLTVDAGLLYLEKSKLQNTVDSVALAAVSVYEEGQEKMLEEAYKYSNFNGVPPEELTIDIQESNRKVTVNSNKSVSLYFAKIFSISSADVGAKATAVTGPVAAMKGIRPFGVEDQEFIYGETYTLKNGGGGGTTGNYGAIALGGTGSSTYRNNLINGYNVHALKVGDEIETETGNMDGSTFDGISELLGSDFHEHGEDLSQLEVDCPRLIKIPVIDSFSISGRSTVKIVGFAAFFLDNVVKENGKTEITGRFIKIIGEGVIDETGVGYGLFGTKLVE, encoded by the coding sequence ATGAAGAATATTTTACTACCTATTAAATATGTAAAAGATAAAAAAGGCAGCAGTTCAATAATTCTTTTATTTATGATTACTGTTATCATAGGCTTGATGACGCTAACTGTGGATGCAGGACTGCTCTATCTGGAAAAGAGCAAGCTGCAGAATACAGTAGACTCTGTTGCATTGGCAGCTGTATCTGTATATGAGGAAGGGCAGGAAAAGATGCTCGAAGAGGCATACAAGTACTCCAATTTCAATGGCGTACCTCCTGAGGAGCTTACTATTGATATTCAGGAGAGCAACCGAAAGGTTACAGTAAATAGCAATAAGTCAGTTTCATTATATTTTGCAAAAATCTTCAGCATATCTAGTGCTGATGTTGGAGCTAAAGCCACAGCGGTAACAGGACCTGTTGCTGCTATGAAGGGTATTCGCCCCTTCGGAGTTGAAGATCAGGAGTTCATATATGGTGAAACCTATACTCTGAAAAATGGCGGAGGCGGGGGAACCACAGGCAACTATGGCGCGATAGCTCTAGGGGGAACTGGATCTTCTACATATAGAAACAACTTAATAAATGGGTACAATGTTCACGCGCTAAAAGTAGGAGATGAGATAGAGACAGAGACTGGGAATATGGATGGCTCTACCTTTGATGGCATAAGTGAATTATTGGGTTCTGATTTCCACGAGCATGGAGAGGATCTTTCACAGCTTGAAGTGGACTGCCCGAGGTTAATAAAGATACCGGTAATTGATTCTTTTAGTATTTCCGGTAGAAGTACTGTGAAGATTGTTGGATTTGCAGCTTTCTTTTTGGATAATGTTGTGAAAGAAAATGGAAAAACAGAGATAACAGGGCGATTTATAAAGATTATTGGTGAGGGAGTAATTGATGAAACTGGAGTGGGGTATGGCTTGTTCGGTACAAAATTGGTCGAGTAA
- the sigE gene encoding RNA polymerase sporulation sigma factor SigE, producing the protein MLIIRILQFFNTYRDTWVHYIGGSEALPPPLENDEESFLLSRLKSDEEVVRAILIERNLRLVVYIARKFENTGVGVEDLVSIGTIGLIKAVNTFDPDKKIKLATYASRCIENEILMYLRRNNRTKTEISFDEPLNIDWDGNELLLSDILGTENDIIYRYLEDEIDKQLLEIALRKLSEREKRIMELRFGLNDGVEKTQKEVADMLGISQSYISRLEKRIIKRLKKEINRMV; encoded by the coding sequence ATGTTGATAATCAGAATACTTCAGTTTTTTAATACTTATAGAGATACATGGGTTCATTATATAGGTGGAAGTGAAGCTCTGCCCCCTCCACTGGAAAATGATGAAGAAAGTTTCCTGCTTTCCCGCCTGAAGAGTGACGAAGAAGTTGTGAGAGCGATACTGATTGAAAGAAACCTCAGACTTGTGGTTTATATAGCACGAAAATTCGAGAACACAGGAGTCGGAGTTGAGGACCTGGTATCCATAGGCACAATAGGACTGATAAAAGCTGTAAACACCTTTGATCCTGATAAAAAGATAAAACTTGCCACTTATGCCTCCAGATGCATAGAGAATGAGATACTAATGTACCTCAGAAGGAATAATAGAACCAAGACAGAAATATCCTTTGACGAGCCTTTGAACATTGATTGGGATGGGAATGAACTGCTGCTTTCGGATATCCTGGGTACTGAAAATGATATAATCTATAGGTATCTTGAAGATGAGATCGACAAGCAGCTTTTGGAGATTGCCCTTAGGAAGCTGTCTGAGAGGGAGAAACGCATAATGGAGCTTCGTTTTGGACTCAATGATGGTGTCGAGAAAACTCAGAAGGAAGTTGCGGATATGCTTGGAATATCGCAGTCATACATATCAAGGCTGGAGAAGAGGATAATAAAACGATTGAAGAAGGAGATAAACCGCATGGTATAA
- the nrdG gene encoding anaerobic ribonucleoside-triphosphate reductase activating protein — MELRVAGIVKESVVDGPGFRYVIFAQGCTHGCKGCHNPDTHALDGGYAVDTDSLIEDIKQSRYIDGVTFSGGEPLLQAEAFIHIAEKLKELNMNIVCYTGFTFEEIMQSKYESHIKLLRLTDMLIDGPYMEELKDLGLTYRGSKNQRIIDVKRSIEEQKVILERLYREAS; from the coding sequence ATGGAATTGAGAGTAGCCGGTATTGTAAAAGAAAGCGTAGTGGACGGCCCCGGCTTTAGATATGTGATTTTCGCTCAGGGCTGTACCCATGGCTGTAAGGGCTGCCACAACCCCGACACCCATGCTTTGGATGGAGGCTATGCGGTAGACACAGATAGTCTTATTGAAGATATTAAGCAGAGCAGATACATAGATGGAGTGACCTTCTCTGGAGGGGAACCCCTTCTGCAGGCGGAAGCCTTCATACATATTGCAGAAAAACTTAAGGAATTAAATATGAATATAGTATGCTATACAGGATTTACCTTTGAGGAGATAATGCAAAGCAAATACGAAAGCCATATAAAGCTATTGAGACTCACTGACATGCTTATTGACGGACCTTACATGGAAGAACTCAAGGATTTGGGTCTTACCTACAGGGGCTCCAAGAATCAAAGGATAATTGATGTGAAAAGAAGCATTGAAGAACAAAAAGTTATACTTGAAAGATTATATAGAGAAGCAAGCTAA
- a CDS encoding GNAT family protein, with the protein MLDGKLVRLREYRKEDISLKLSYGNDPEVLRYMESGIPYPTTLNEELRWFDSISAFKDSYRFAIETIEGSHYIGDCGFNSIDWKNSVANVVILIGNKEYWGRGYGTEAMQILLFFAFNQINVNKVRLNVYSFNERAIKSYEKCGFKREGVLRNEIFRDGKYYDTIALGIMRDEYIGK; encoded by the coding sequence ATGCTTGATGGAAAACTGGTGAGATTGAGAGAATACAGGAAAGAGGATATAAGCCTTAAGCTTAGCTACGGCAATGACCCTGAGGTACTGAGATATATGGAATCCGGTATCCCCTATCCAACGACACTTAATGAAGAACTCAGATGGTTTGATTCGATTTCTGCTTTTAAGGATTCTTACAGGTTTGCGATTGAAACTATAGAAGGCAGCCATTATATCGGCGACTGCGGCTTTAACAGTATTGATTGGAAAAACAGTGTAGCCAATGTTGTGATTTTGATAGGCAATAAAGAATACTGGGGCAGGGGTTACGGCACAGAAGCCATGCAAATCCTGCTTTTCTTTGCTTTCAATCAGATTAATGTAAATAAAGTCCGGCTAAATGTTTACTCCTTTAATGAAAGAGCGATAAAAAGCTATGAAAAGTGTGGGTTTAAAAGGGAAGGGGTATTAAGGAATGAAATCTTCAGAGACGGCAAATACTACGATACTATCGCACTAGGCATAATGAGAGATGAGTACATAGGTAAATAA
- a CDS encoding TadE family protein, with the protein MKLNKKGQSMVEMALILPIIIMLFMGMVEFSRIFGSYLLVTHASMEGARLASIGKTDAEIQANVTSKVNILNVSDLQIIMTPGDGARVTGEDVRVCVKYKLVIYAPVISSIVSNPFDMEANTYMRVE; encoded by the coding sequence ATGAAACTGAATAAAAAGGGCCAGTCTATGGTTGAGATGGCACTGATTTTACCTATTATTATAATGCTTTTTATGGGCATGGTTGAATTCTCAAGGATATTTGGCTCCTACCTTCTTGTAACACACGCATCAATGGAGGGGGCAAGGCTGGCATCCATAGGTAAAACAGATGCTGAGATACAGGCAAATGTAACCAGCAAGGTCAATATATTGAATGTAAGCGATTTGCAGATAATAATGACACCTGGAGACGGAGCAAGGGTAACTGGAGAGGATGTCAGGGTATGCGTGAAGTATAAGCTGGTGATATATGCTCCAGTTATAAGCAGCATTGTTTCAAATCCATTTGATATGGAAGCGAATACTTATATGAGGGTGGAGTAA
- the nrdD gene encoding anaerobic ribonucleoside-triphosphate reductase: MFTKIRKRDGRVVDFTKEKITSAIFKAARQVGGEDYETAENLTERVISYLFKTNKEEIPDVETVQDAVEKVLIETGHAKTAKTYILYRSKRTRIRDTKSELMDVVKDILVETSRDNANVGNSPSAKMLQIASAASKHYYLNNVIPEEMSKAHLAGDIHIHDLDYYGKTLNCLQIDLTTLLEKGFNTGYGFIRPPKRIGSATAQAAIILQSNQNDMFGGQSFPHFDKSMAEVIRKQCPDTTNNEIFQAMEGLVYNLNTMHSRAGAQVPFSSINIGTDTTPEGRKVSEAMLKAFDKGLGKGESPIFPNLVFRLKEGVNMDPEDPNYDLFQLAINVASRRMNPTFSFMDASFNKAYGDEVAYMGCRSRVIANRHGAEKSSTRGNITPVTINLPKLALRTKDIDAFFVELDKLLDLCSRQLVHRFNVIAALKVKDLPFLMGQKLYMGSENLKDQDEIRESIKNGSLAIGFIGLAETLIVLTGKHHGEDGESWKLGYQIIEGIKKATDNYSEKYDLNFVAYATPAEGTSGRFIEKDRKEFGVIKGVTDKAYYTNSFHIPVNYQISIFDKIEKEAPFHKLCGAGHISYVELPSSPKSNLQAFEKILKHMAKCDIGYAGINFPIDECRNCGVSGIIDNNCVSCGSDDIRRIRRITGYLSTIDRFNDAKQAELADRIKHTY; this comes from the coding sequence ATGTTCACAAAGATACGCAAAAGGGATGGCAGAGTAGTAGACTTTACTAAAGAGAAAATTACCAGTGCAATATTCAAAGCAGCAAGGCAGGTAGGAGGGGAGGACTACGAAACCGCGGAAAATCTCACTGAAAGAGTAATTTCCTATCTTTTCAAAACAAACAAGGAAGAAATACCTGATGTGGAAACAGTCCAGGATGCTGTTGAAAAAGTGTTGATTGAGACAGGCCATGCAAAGACTGCTAAAACATACATATTATATAGGTCCAAAAGGACAAGGATAAGAGATACAAAAAGCGAGTTGATGGATGTAGTAAAGGACATATTGGTAGAAACTAGCAGGGATAATGCCAATGTCGGGAATTCACCATCCGCAAAGATGCTGCAGATTGCTTCGGCAGCCAGCAAGCATTATTATCTTAATAATGTGATTCCAGAGGAAATGAGCAAGGCTCACCTTGCAGGAGATATTCACATACATGATTTAGATTATTATGGCAAGACATTAAACTGCCTTCAGATAGATCTTACTACACTTTTGGAAAAGGGCTTCAATACGGGTTATGGTTTTATAAGACCACCGAAAAGGATAGGCTCTGCAACAGCTCAGGCTGCTATAATCCTGCAGAGCAATCAGAACGATATGTTCGGAGGACAGAGTTTTCCTCATTTTGATAAGAGCATGGCTGAGGTGATAAGAAAACAATGCCCGGATACTACTAATAATGAGATATTTCAGGCGATGGAAGGCTTGGTATATAATCTCAATACAATGCACAGCAGGGCTGGTGCACAGGTGCCTTTCAGCAGCATAAACATAGGTACTGACACTACTCCTGAAGGAAGAAAAGTGAGCGAGGCAATGCTCAAAGCCTTTGATAAAGGTCTGGGAAAAGGTGAAAGCCCTATATTCCCCAATCTGGTATTCAGGTTGAAGGAAGGGGTAAATATGGACCCTGAAGATCCCAATTATGATTTGTTCCAGCTAGCTATAAATGTTGCGTCCAGAAGAATGAACCCAACCTTCAGCTTTATGGATGCCAGCTTCAATAAGGCATACGGGGACGAGGTTGCATATATGGGCTGCCGTTCAAGAGTTATTGCAAACAGGCATGGAGCTGAAAAATCTTCAACCAGGGGAAACATTACACCGGTAACTATCAATCTTCCCAAGCTGGCTTTGAGAACAAAGGATATAGATGCGTTTTTTGTTGAATTGGATAAATTATTGGATTTGTGCAGCAGACAGCTGGTACATAGATTCAACGTCATAGCTGCTCTAAAGGTGAAAGACCTTCCCTTCTTAATGGGACAGAAGCTTTACATGGGCTCTGAAAACCTTAAGGATCAGGATGAGATAAGGGAATCAATAAAGAACGGATCCTTGGCGATAGGCTTCATAGGACTTGCAGAGACCCTTATTGTGCTTACAGGCAAGCATCACGGAGAGGACGGGGAGTCATGGAAGCTTGGTTACCAAATAATTGAGGGTATTAAAAAAGCTACTGACAACTATTCCGAGAAATATGACCTGAATTTTGTGGCCTATGCTACTCCTGCTGAAGGAACCAGCGGAAGATTTATTGAGAAGGATAGGAAAGAATTCGGAGTAATAAAGGGAGTTACTGATAAAGCATACTACACCAACTCTTTCCACATCCCCGTCAACTATCAGATAAGTATATTTGATAAGATAGAAAAGGAAGCTCCCTTCCATAAGCTATGTGGAGCGGGACATATTTCTTATGTAGAGCTGCCTTCTTCACCGAAAAGCAACCTGCAGGCTTTTGAGAAGATATTAAAGCATATGGCAAAATGCGATATTGGTTATGCGGGGATCAACTTCCCTATAGATGAATGCAGAAACTGCGGTGTGTCTGGAATAATAGACAATAACTGTGTGAGCTGCGGAAGTGACGACATAAGAAGAATCAGGAGGATTACAGGCTACCTGTCTACAATTGATAGGTTTAATGATGCCAAACAGGCTGAACTTGCAGATAGAATAAAGCATACATATTAG
- the spoIIGA gene encoding sigma-E processing peptidase SpoIIGA: MDTYIYADVILVENLIMNYLILWSTARLTRYNYSKVKLGIASLLGAVYAVLSYFPEYSYLFSFFMKILFSILIVIVAYTPAYFHLLLKLTGIFYIVSFVFGGAAFGLFYFINGLNLTSNGISFIKDFPIKILVAAIIIAYITIKYSWDYVQHRIKRERLIVRVEMSFDKKQLSLDALVDTGNSLKDPITNVPVMITDYSMIRELLPEDIQKIFEQSGENDLNAIAEIMSISKWATRFRIIPFKSLGRENGMLVGFKPDMLTIFDSGRRIQLNNIIIAIYRKNLSKDGEYNALIHPEMLKEN, from the coding sequence GTGGATACATATATTTATGCGGATGTGATTTTAGTAGAGAACTTAATAATGAATTATTTGATTTTATGGAGTACGGCACGGCTTACACGCTATAACTACTCCAAAGTAAAGCTTGGGATTGCTTCTTTATTGGGGGCGGTCTATGCTGTGCTGTCTTACTTTCCGGAATACAGCTATCTATTCAGCTTTTTCATGAAAATACTTTTTTCGATACTAATAGTAATTGTTGCATACACACCTGCATATTTTCACCTGCTTCTAAAGCTCACAGGTATATTTTACATTGTTTCGTTTGTGTTTGGAGGAGCCGCCTTCGGATTGTTTTATTTTATAAATGGGCTTAACCTCACCAGTAATGGAATTTCCTTTATAAAGGATTTTCCAATAAAAATATTGGTTGCTGCAATAATTATTGCTTACATTACAATTAAGTATAGCTGGGACTATGTACAGCACAGGATAAAACGCGAGAGGCTGATTGTCAGGGTGGAGATGAGCTTTGATAAAAAGCAGTTGAGCCTTGATGCATTGGTTGATACAGGAAATTCCCTGAAGGACCCTATTACAAATGTGCCGGTTATGATTACGGATTACAGCATGATAAGAGAGCTGCTGCCTGAGGACATACAAAAAATCTTTGAGCAAAGCGGGGAAAATGATTTAAATGCCATAGCCGAAATAATGTCCATTTCAAAATGGGCTACAAGGTTCAGAATCATTCCTTTTAAGTCATTAGGCAGAGAGAATGGCATGCTTGTGGGATTTAAACCGGATATGCTAACAATATTCGACAGTGGCAGAAGAATACAGTTGAATAATATTATAATCGCAATATATAGAAAAAACCTCTCCAAGGACGGGGAATACAATGCGCTGATACACCCTGAGATGCTGAAGGAAAACTAA
- a CDS encoding Flp family type IVb pilin produces the protein MITKLYNYWYNIKETLKDKKGQGMVEYALIIGLVAVLLIGALGFLQDDIEAVFTQITGAI, from the coding sequence ATGATTACAAAGTTGTATAATTATTGGTACAACATAAAGGAAACTTTAAAGGACAAAAAAGGACAGGGCATGGTAGAGTATGCACTAATCATAGGCTTGGTTGCCGTACTTCTTATTGGCGCGCTTGGGTTCTTACAAGATGATATAGAAGCAGTATTCACACAAATCACAGGCGCAATATAA